The Augochlora pura isolate Apur16 chromosome 4, APUR_v2.2.1, whole genome shotgun sequence genome segment AGATGTTCAAGCCGGGGACAATAACGCTGGGCGACAATGGTCGTCCTCCTGGTTTCTTCTTCAGGAGAGACAGACGAGTCACGCACCGTGATAGCGTTCCATGAATATCTGACAACGAAAGCGAAACCGGCGCGCCGCCCGCCGCCCTCCAGGTCCAATTATCCTCATGGGTGTTGGGCTCCGTGACCACCTGAAGAAGGCGGCGGTGTACCAGGTGAACGGCTATATATTCCAGAAGTCTCCTTCGTGTCGTTCAGTTTCTCCGACACCCACGCAACCATTGAGTACCATCACTTTCTTCCATTCATTCAAGGTATGTTCTTGCATGGAATCTACAACAACCCTCGCGTAGGCTGTGAAcattcttaaacaaatttaatagatattttacaAGTTGATTTTTCTCTAGATGACGTCAAATGCGCGAAGCCTGATCGTCTTGCTAATATCTTCGGCTGTGTTCGTCGATGGTAGTCCAAAATATGATGATGGAGGGTAAGATAGTACGTAGAATGCACGTAAGAAGTTTATAGGATCTTTGAATCACTAAAATCTTATGAACAGATTCGTACCGAGCTCGATGATCTTTATGGAAAGAGATCCGAAGGCCCAGGATCAGCTGGCTATGCCATCGCAGGTGGATCCAAGGAGTGAAACGTCCACGAAACGCAGCGAATCGAACGCGAATGATATCACAGATCGGAGCCAAGAACCCAGATTTGGTTTCACCAATGTCGGTACCACGGGAAGCGTACGTGATTTCATTTCTAATAGTTATCGTAGAAAacgtttagaaaattgttaaacagaatgataattatttaaatatttggatTGTTAAAGGGTTACGGAGTATCGTCGTATGCTCCCGCGAAGATAGACCTAGGCGGGCTGGTATTGGGGGCCATTATAGGGGTAGGCTCCATCCTGATCATCCCCAAACTGCTGTATGTGCTCTCTGGCACCTATGGCCAGTATGCAAGAAGTAAGATGAACATGGAATCATTTGTTTTTCTGTACAAAGTAACACAAAGATTAGTAAGTAGGGAACGAATGAAGATTTGATAAGAAAATGGTAACACCGCACAAATAAATTGCAGGCGAAGAGAGCGGTGTTTCGCAGATAGTGACAAAGTTAGACGACATCATGACACGACACGGGATAGACACTACGTCTTGTATGCAGCGGGCTGTGTGCACCTACTCGCAGCAGGCTGCCACGTCTATGAAGGAGGCGAGCAAGTTGAACGATGAAGAGCAAGTGTCATCGTTCGATCGCATGGTTGATACAATAACAACGAACCAGGTGTTCCGAACCGCGATGGACGGAACCGCGATCCAGGAAGCGGTGGAAGCTGGAAGATCTGGCCGCAGTTGTCCACGAGTATATCCTCATTGCGGCTTTTCCATGGAAACTATGCTGTCATTGTTGTCAAACGTGATTACCGCGGCAACTAGTACTAACTCAGGATCGACGACAGCCCCTAGTGGGCCTGGACCAGTCTAACTTTGAAATAGACCAAATAGTAAACccgtagaaaattttcgagCAAACGCGGAGCTTAAAAGTTGCATACCTTAGGGCCTCAGGAGGTTGTCCGATCAACATACTCGATAGTTAGCTCGATACAACAAAGAATTTGAGACTCGTGCCGAAGAAtgcgaatgaaaaaaaaacacatcATACTGACcgtattaaaaatcgtttctttgATCGGAGTGACCTCTTCTCTTTTGCTTCCTGTGATTGTGTCTTGCGAAAGTGTCGAACGTGTACGATGTTGCGATGGGGAGCACTTGAACGCCATAGAACGAAGCTAAGAGTGTTGTTTATGATTCCATTTTAATAGTTACTAGATAGGGATTGACCAGTTCCTGATGGGATCATGTAGTTTTAGGACCGCGGACAGTTAGAGGAAACGTCTGATGCAAACGCTAGACTCGCATTGTATCTTTTTATGTtctcttatattttgtttgttacATGCATCGATTCCAATGGAATTTGTTGAGCCGATACCACGTAGTGACAATTTGCTCTCGACACGAACAAATTTGTGTCGATGAATCGAGGCATACGGAGCAAATGATGACCATAATCTTctcgtgtgtgtgtgctcgGTATACTCGTAGATTATAGATGATACAGAGAAGAAGGAACTCTAGTTTGCTAGTTTCTCTTTCATCGACTGCACTTTGACGATCGTCGCGTTTGAACATTGTAGGCACATTCTAAATTAATGTCTCTTCTCTTTTAACGCTATTATTCTCGATTTAGGGTACCGATCACAATTATTCGAAAGACTTGGAAAACGTAATGtcgtgtttaaaaaataaaaacgtttcCATTCCAAATGGTTGCTgctagaataaatataaaaaaaatataatttccgaTTATTACCTGAAAAAAATCATGACACTCGTCGAAGTAattttatcaacatttttaataactttcatTTCctgtgttttataaatttatctttgtATCTGCACTTTTACAGAGAACCAGTGTTCCTCAATTAACTCGTGtcctaaatttaaaatacatcCAACAGCGACCGTTAAATTTAGATAGGTTCaagatgaaaatataaaacatcgatgcTTCGATTTTAGTGAACACAGCTGCCGTCGTTCTAATAATTGTAAGGAGCGCCGTAAACGGACACAACAATCTTTAAGAGcgtatagaaatatatatcgaTGGTTCGCGATCCACAATCCACGTGCGAGGTGTCCATTTCCagtggaaatgaaacaaatatcgTAATATCGACACCGAGCAACGCCGTTTCTAAATCACCGACGCTCGTTCCGTCACTGAAATCGCAATAGACCTTGAGCGATCAACGATCAATAATCCGATCGTAAAGCTTCATGATGTTATATGGAAAAATAGTGAATACTCTCTATACATGTATCCTAGAAGTTCTTTGGTCCTTAGCGAGATACTTCCAAAGGATTGTTAAACAACGAAATCATGTTAACGTTCATAAACTCAGCaaacgcaacgcaacgcaacaAGCATATTCAGTGGAGCCctactttcattttatatatcttaccGATGAACATATCTTAATCGCGATAACCTGTACCGAACGTTTTCCATCTACACTGCGTTCTGGCGCACGCTAAATCAGTGCTGTCTATCGAGAAAATTCGTTATCGTATTTTTGCCCGATTCAGCAAAAAGGCGTTTCAAGGGAAAGCCGACCCTTACCGTAGACAGCACCGCACTAAACcctgaatataattattaggtCGAGTCCACAACCAAATACCATTGTCTgagaattgaaattgcaataataCTCGTTATACCCTAGCTACCTGCTAAACAGCACCAAGCGTTGCAAATAATGATAAGTATAGTAAttacaagtataataattgatcACGATATAACTATTGTTACTTTCatcgatgaataaaattgatacgcTAACACGACAATCGTTTAGGACCCGAGCTAATAATTTCGCTGATAAATTCATATTGTTTTCAAAGTGCATTTAATAATCGACACCCTCCCCCTAGCTACAAACgtcattcgatttttataagaataagaTCTCTGGTATCTACATCGTACATCCGACGTACAATCGCTCTACAGCACCAAACAATCGTAAACCCAGTTGTACCCGTTTCCGCGATTGGCAACGTTATTTCATGTATTGCCGCTTCGGCAAGAGCAGTACGACCCCTATCGCGACGCACACGTGCCACAGGCTGTGAATAATGTAGTAATTGCGTCGTGTCTGTAGAAATGCGTAACACACCAGGCCGAAGGACACCAGCAAGAGACCAGCcggaaaataaatacttcTGCGAAAAAACAGtatattcgttaataaattaagcaGCATGGTTATTGGTcttgaattgaaaaatgataccTGTAAGGTCGAGAAGGGTATCGGACGGTACCCCTCCGTTTGCACCTGGAGCCCCAAGAGAGGCCGATAAGAGCGGAGCCGGTGATAGCCGGCAGAAGAAATACCCAGAGAGCGGTGCGGTCCATCTCGGCGCTCATCGCCAGGATAACCGCCCCAGCGATCTGGCAGAAAGCAGTGAGTTTCGGGCCGAATGAGGCCATGGCCACCAGGGTCACCCAGATAGACAGCAGAGCATTGAAGAAGTCGCAGAACTGAAGGACACCTAGCCTCATGATGCACACGCTGTAGACATCCTCCCCGGCCTCGCAAGCGTGGTAGAACGTTGAGAAGAACATCACGGCTGCGTAGACGATGGCTTCCGTGAAGTATTCCCTGCGCACCGCCACGTACACCGACGCCACGAACGCCAGATTACTGCAGGTCAACAGTAGCACCCTGATGATCACGTCACTGTTGCTGAGAACGTACGTGTCGTCGGCGCAGTCGAACCCTCTATAAGCACCTGTCGAAAATTCATGATACGTGATTCTGATCTGTTCAGAAGATTTCGAATTTCATACCTGCGCAGTGACACGCCGCGAATACGAAGCCGCCGCTCATATAGTGCATGCACTTCCCGCGGGAGTTGCAACGACCCTCGATGCAGGGCAGAGAAGAGATACGACTCTCGACCTTGGCGTTGCAGGGGATCATGCATTCGCACTCCTCGCAGGCGACGCCGTTCAGACACGTGGACGCGCACTGGCAATCCGACTCCACGCAGAAAGACCTCAAGCTGACGTGCCAGGTGCCTGGCTCAGGATAGGGAATGTGTAGAGTGGCTGGCTCCGTGCAGTTCACGTAGATGTCCGCCGCCGTGATGTTGTCCAGACGTGCGCACCCTCCGCCAGCGGTGATGTTAGAGTAGTAACCTGTGAAAATGAGAATTAGTCGGAAACCAATGAAACCGGCTGGCTATTAGCGGGTAGGTAGACTTTTACCTAAGGAAATACAAGCCACAACGACgacgtttcttttctctttctcctcgttCTCCACCAGCTTGAGGCCCAAGGTCAACGTGCCTCCTACATCGTAGATCCGACCGATTCCGAAGCTGAGAACGGACATGGCATCCGCGGAGAGATTGAAGGCCGACGGTTTGGTGCCGTTCGCC includes the following:
- the LOC144469069 gene encoding uncharacterized protein LOC144469069, whose amino-acid sequence is MTSNARSLIVLLISSAVFVDGSPKYDDGGFVPSSMIFMERDPKAQDQLAMPSQVDPRSETSTKRSESNANDITDRSQEPRFGFTNVGTTGSGYGVSSYAPAKIDLGGLVLGAIIGVGSILIIPKLLYVLSGTYGQYARSEESGVSQIVTKLDDIMTRHGIDTTSCMQRAVCTYSQQAATSMKEASKLNDEEQVSSFDRMVDTITTNQVFRTAMDGTAIQEAVEAGRSGRSCPRVYPHCGFSMETMLSLLSNVITAATSTNSGSTTAPSGPGPV
- the LOC144468734 gene encoding post-GPI attachment to proteins factor 6 — translated: MRYIVLAFSLAWMLTKEQIQCGKLERVAQRLNVVLDDYYAYRHISIIHFNVPDCTVAAAFRFTVEEEKTGGIGRCSPRNVSLFLKSGSLPFVRPDGSKIAAKLMQGRRRYYALNMESNGDEYEIRIHAPAPGDWYAIAFRSWSDPDNGKITQQGLGATCDTVLNAELLLESASLVSLIDSKLMYEVHMNESANSAMMQLLVPDTYVESSLSLKSSCGEECRVAVHITADDHLAATIVNTTNTTLFFKPYSDVFHYVTLRLLSGDSSNVSLQLLDISPTNTSQVKSVDLMRKSLPDFFLFDYEHLLANGTKPSAFNLSADAMSVLSFGIGRIYDVGGTLTLGLKLVENEEKEKRNVVVVACISLGYYSNITAGGGCARLDNITAADIYVNCTEPATLHIPYPEPGTWHVSLRSFCVESDCQCASTCLNGVACEECECMIPCNAKVESRISSLPCIEGRCNSRGKCMHYMSGGFVFAACHCAGAYRGFDCADDTYVLSNSDVIIRVLLLTCSNLAFVASVYVAVRREYFTEAIVYAAVMFFSTFYHACEAGEDVYSVCIMRLGVLQFCDFFNALLSIWVTLVAMASFGPKLTAFCQIAGAVILAMSAEMDRTALWVFLLPAITGSALIGLSWGSRCKRRGTVRYPSRPYRSIYFPAGLLLVSFGLVCYAFLQTRRNYYIIHSLWHVCVAIGVVLLLPKRQYMK